A stretch of Ipomoea triloba cultivar NCNSP0323 chromosome 13, ASM357664v1 DNA encodes these proteins:
- the LOC116002685 gene encoding transcription factor MYB114-like, which yields MTSRKSGGARMHVHKGAWTAEEDKKLTQYIENHGAKKWKTVAIKSGLNRCGKSCRLRWLNYLRPNIKRGNIAEDEADLILRLHKLLGNRWSLIAGRLPGRTDNEIKNYWNTHLSKKVTQVGKSSLSATQNQPPKANAEQVGGNKESEEEEDPELNFDVDEFFDFSVEGTYGTEWVNKFLEVEN from the exons ATGACTTCAAGAAAGAGTGGAGGTGCTAGAATGCATGTTCATAAAGGAGCATGGACAGCTGAGGAGGACAAGAAACTGACCCAGTACATTGAGAATCATGGCGCTAAAAAGTGGAAAACTGTGGCCATCAAATCGG GTTTGAATAGGTGTGGTAAGAGTTGTAGGCTGAGGTGGTTGAACTATCTGAGGCCAAACATCAAGAGAGGCAACATAGCTGAAGATGAAGCTGACTTGATCCTTAGGCTTCATAAACTACTAGGAAACAG GTGGTCTTTGATAGCTGGGAGACTTCCAGGGCGAACCGACAATGAAATCAAGAACTACTGGAATACTCATTTGAGCAAAAAAGTGACCCAAGTGGGAAAATCTTCTTTATCAGCAACACAAAATCAGCCACCCAAGGCCAATGCTGAACAAGTGGGAGGCAATAAAGAaagcgaagaagaagaagacccaGAATTGAACTTTGATGTAGATGAGTTCTTTGACTTCTCTGTGGAAGGGACATATGGCACAGAATGGGTCAACAAGTTTCTTGAAGTTGAAAATTAA